The Mesorhizobium opportunistum WSM2075 DNA window CCTCCTGAACGCCGTGGTACCGGACGAGTTCACCCAAGCTTTGGTCGCGCTGAACGTCGCCCGATCGGCCGGCATCGAGCGGATCGTCTATCTGTCGGTGATCCACGCTGACGTCTACGTGAACGTGCCGCACTTCGCCGGCAAGTTCGGCGTCGAACGGATGATCGAGCAGATGGACTTCAAGGCCACGATCTTGCGCCCGGCCTACTTCATCCAGAACGATCTGATGGTCGAAGACACCATCACCGGCTACGGCACCTACCCAATGCCGATCGGCACGAAGGGTCTTGCCATGATCGACGCCCGTGATATCGCCGAAATCGCCGCCCTTGAGCTGTTGCGCCGCGAACAGTCCGCGGAGCCACTTGCGATCGAACGGATCAACCTCGTCGGTCCGCAGACACTGACCGGGACGGATATCGCCGCAATCTGGTCAGACGTGCTTGCCCGGCCGATAAACTATAGCGGCGACAACACAGAGGGCTTCGAGCAAAACCTCAAGCAGTTCCTGCCCGCCTGGATGGCTTACGACATGCGCTTGATGGGCGAGCGCTTCTTCACCGACGGGATGCTGCCGGAAGCCGGCGACGTCGAGCGCCTGACCGCGCTTCTGGGCCGCCCACTGCGCCCATATCGCGACTTCGCCTCAGCAGTCGCGGCCTCCGCGTGAGGCAACAGCGTCACAGGCCAGCCATCTCAGCAAGGTTGTGGAACGATGGCTGGTCTTCCGATGCATTTGTCACAACCTAAAATGAGCGCGGCGGGACGAACAGGCAGATCGTCCTGCCGGCATCGAGACCGCCTTGATGAGCGCACCAGTGAAACTCGCCGTCAGGGCTGTCCTTGATGCGCTTGTCTGTCATGGGAACGACCTCGCCGGTGCCGGCGATCACATAGCCTTCGGGCTTCTCCAGCACTTCCCCGGTGTGTGTGGCACGACAATCATAGTTGGCACAGCAAGCGAATGGATAACTCCAGCCTTGCGGCTTTGCCGCCGTGGGCTTGGCGTCATGGGCAAAAGCAGCTGGCGTAAGTATCGCGAGCGCACCGATGGCGAGCAGGGAAAACATAAGTCGGCCAGCCGGTTGAACGGCTCTGGCCGATCGGAATGTGGCAGCAGACATGGAAACGTTCCTTTCAAACGAGCATCAAGCGTTTCGCTTGCCCGTTCCCGGAACGTGTCTTCCCAGTGGCCGGATCGTCAGGTCGCAGATATGCCGCGTCCGGCCATAAATGCTTTTTCTCTCCCAGCCTTTGGATGCTGGGCTGATTCCCTGGTAGGCGCAAGAAGCTGCTGCTATCGGCGATATCGCCGTGCAGGCGCCAACCCTCTGCAATTGCTGACGAGATTCAGGCCAGGTTCCACTCCCGGCATACGAGTTTCGAATAACGGGCGAGCATCGAAATAACGGCGATTGGTCCGAATCGGTTCCAGCCTATCGAGCGTCGGAGCCGACGATCACGTGCTCTTGATATTGCGGCAGGTCGTCGGTGATGTCGAACCAGCCCGCCTTGGAGCCGACGAAAATGTGCGCGGTCGGACGGATGGAAGGATCGTCGACAAGGGTTCCCATCGGCACATGGAAAAAGGCTCCTTCGCGGACAAGCGAATAGAGCAATGAGCCGCACAGTCCGCAGTGGGCGTCATGAGCGCCGCTTTGATCGCCGAAGATCAGGAGCTTGTCCTCGCCCTTGACGAGGGCCAACTTGTCCCGCTCGATCCCGGCAAAAGGTTTGAAGGCCGAACCGGTGGTTCGCCGGCAATTCGAGCAGTGGCAGTTGGCCGCGTAGACGAATTCGTCGGCGACGTCGTAGCGCACTGCTCCGCAGAGGCATTTTCCCGAGAGCCTGCGTGCCATCGTCGGTTCAGCTCCGTCGTTCAAGTGGCTGCTCTAATCCAGATCCGCCACCACTTCACCCGCACCGCCCTCGATGCGTTGCGACAGCGAAGCCTCCATGAAATCGTCGAGGTCGCCATCGAGTACACTGGAAGGGCTGGTGCTTTCGACACCGGTACGGAGGTCCTTCACCAGCTGATAGGGCTGCAGCACGTAGGAGCGGATCTGGTGGCCCCAGCCGATATCGCTCTTGGACGCTTCGGTCGCGTTGGCAACGGCTTCGCGCTTCTTCAGCTCCTCCTCATAGAGGCGCGAGCGCAGCATCTCCCAAGCCTTGGCCTTATTCTTGTGCTGCGAACGCTCGGCCTGGCAGGCAACCGCGATACCCGTGGCGATATGGGTGATGCGCACGGCCGAATCGGTTGTGTTGACGTGCTGGCCGCCCGAGCCCGACGAGCGATAGGTGTCGATGCGGACGTCGGATTCGGACACGTCGAT harbors:
- a CDS encoding NmrA/HSCARG family protein; its protein translation is MTILVTGATGNIGRQVVDHLVKRNADVRALVRDPSKASFPAGVSVVQGDFLDVDSLRKAMSGVSTLFLLNAVVPDEFTQALVALNVARSAGIERIVYLSVIHADVYVNVPHFAGKFGVERMIEQMDFKATILRPAYFIQNDLMVEDTITGYGTYPMPIGTKGLAMIDARDIAEIAALELLRREQSAEPLAIERINLVGPQTLTGTDIAAIWSDVLARPINYSGDNTEGFEQNLKQFLPAWMAYDMRLMGERFFTDGMLPEAGDVERLTALLGRPLRPYRDFASAVAASA
- a CDS encoding GFA family protein, whose product is MARRLSGKCLCGAVRYDVADEFVYAANCHCSNCRRTTGSAFKPFAGIERDKLALVKGEDKLLIFGDQSGAHDAHCGLCGSLLYSLVREGAFFHVPMGTLVDDPSIRPTAHIFVGSKAGWFDITDDLPQYQEHVIVGSDAR